tcttttgcctatTTACACATAAATAGTTGTTGTAATGAAATTTAGCGTTTTTGAAACGACAATGAGAAAAGGATAATATGAGTTTTGACTTAACAATTTAGacattaaacatttcaaatgtgcgccgaaatttacaattatcgtaaattattatatatatatatttaaatacatacatatgtaaaacgATTGTAATTtcacgcaaaacaaaaaaaaaaagttcattcAAAGTACTGCATAATAATTCTAGTTAATAATTGAGAAGAGAAAGCATtcacacagcaaacaaaacaaaaacaaacacacacacaccacacccacaaaaaaacacacactacACAACCACATGCAAACAAACATCCATACGTACATAGTGAAGAAAGGGAagtgaaaacaacaacattacgagcagcataataataaatatatgattattataatttatattattcccaaaattaaaaataacagcCAAACAAAATTCCATTATGTGTCATTGTCATTGGAAAGCGGGGCAAAGATTGCGGTGTTGGCAAGGAGTGGGGGGCGTTGATCGATCCGATTGTTTAAGAATGCTTACACACTCGTTCATTGAGTCATGTGCAACTTTAAGGGCTGCACAAATACTTGGAAAAACTTTTCACACAAACTACATATGAACTAttatgataattaaaataacataaatatttagaatataaaCTAATACAAACTAGTGTTTATGCATTAAGTGTCTTTTATTTATCGAAATAAAATGCCCATTATTAACAGCAATACAGGGTATACAACAACAGAGTCAACTTCCACTTCAGCTGTTTGTGCAGCCCTGGCAGCGATCAGCTGTTATTAAATCTCGGCGCCAATCAAAAGGGAACGGAGCAATTTAGTTTATTACttttgtaaaatatgtataaacgttttagaaaatcaaaagagcaaataataattgccgAAAATAGCAGCAGtgatgaagaaaaaaatgtcgATGAAGTGAGCCAAATTATTGTGCGAAGACGTCCtgcaaataatcaaaaatatgtgCCAATCTGCCGCAGTAAAACTGAACGCCTCGATGATTCTCGTATTTCAGATGCGAGCACCGATAgcgagcaagagcaagagaatAAACGCTGTTTATTAAACTCGAACAGATGTCGCGATAATTCCAAGGCGTTGCATTTAACGCCTATCAATAAATTCCAGCCACTATCAGTGGCTATTAGTGGCAAGAAGATGTCACCAGCTTCATTATCATCGTCGCCAACTCTAAGCAACCTGAAGAAGTGTTCGCCAAAAACGCCGCCCGCTGTGGTTATAAGTGTCAAAAATATGTCACCaacttcatcatcattatcgaCAACTCTATGTAACTTTACGAAGTGTTCTCCGGCAACGCCTCCAACAGCTTGGCATAGTTTGAGGCGCACACTTGCCACCTTGAAGCGTGAGCGAAGTGTGTTGCAAACCTCCATTCTAGACGCTAGTTACGTTGACAGCACCCCGAGTCCTTCACTGGAGTCGAACCTATCCACATTAATTGCCAAGCAGCCCATGCTACACAATGCCAAAGTCTACTCAGCTCAGAAGAAACATCGCTGTGTTAAAGGTGGATATTTACAGGAATACAAGCGTCTTATTCAAAAACAGCGAATGGATCGTCGCAGTCTGCAGCACAATCAACGCCTGGGCATCAGTCCAGGACAACGAGTTCAAGTGGTGGGTATCAACGAATCCTTTGGCGTGCACATGGCGCGCGTTCAAGAGATAGAAGACGACTCAAACAACTTCAATGTGATTGTGGATCGCCAGATGGCAGCGAGAATCGTTGTGGGATCGAATTTGGAACTTTACTTCGACCCCAAGGCGGAGGCACCGTTGCAGATGTCGAATAAACAGCTCGTCTATATAGAACCgaataaattagttttattataaGGAGACTTATGCTAAATACtttgtaaatacaattaaaagtaGGAATAGTCGTTGATCTTAAATAAACATAGCTAGCGTCGCTTTTTCTTTTCCAATTTGCGTATTTTGTGCAGGCGTCGCGCATTTGCACTGTTTGGCGTAGGTTCATCAATGAGGCCCCGTCCTTCGTCCTCGTTAGCATCTAAGGATTCATTGCCGCTCATTAAAACTGCAGCCGAGATGCAGACAAACTGAAAGATTGCTCCGACGAAGAGACCATAACGCACTAGCATACTGAATAGGTCTTCCTCGCCATATTTGTCCAAAGAAGCCGCAACGCCCAAATTTTCAGTCGACATTTTAAAAACTGATTTGCAAAAATAGGTGGTTgactcttttttgtttatatttttgtgtatgcgGCGTACACAGGGCGAGTTGAGTAAAGCTGACGAACAGCTGATTCGCAGTGATTGGCACctataaaagaagaagaacccAATAgctgtttttaaatttataattaaaacgCTATTgcggcatttaattttaaagtcatGTTGTTAATGGTGAACCTATACATTTGTACTTTTATTGATAGTTTTTGAACCTATGTTAAAAATTTTTGTGTATGGATTCACAGGGTGCATCAAGCACAACCAGCTGATCAGCTGCCAGTAGCAAAAGAGGAAGCAGAAATTTTCATTGCACACTTTGATAACACTTGCAAATcgaattttgcataattagttttttaagtatttatttaagtggCGCAATAAACATGTCGTGTCTACGCTTAGCAGTCGCGCTTAATACCGCACGTCCATTGCCATTAAGCAACCAAAGCCTACGCATATTATCCAAACGCAACCAGGaaattatatttgcacgcCGTCAATTCTCTAAAGCGGTTGAGGAAACCGCTCGAAAAGCAACGAAATCCAATGGCACATTTAAACTGGCTCTGCTGGGCGCAAGTATTGGAGCTGTGGCCGGATCAAGTTATACGTTTTACACAAATTTCACTGACAAGAACGCACACAAGGAGCACGAAAGAACGCCGCCCAAAGTGATTGAAGCTCTGCCGGCCGGCGTGCGCATCACAAAGCGTTTTATCAATCCGAAGGACACGTCCGGCCTGGACATCGTGCTCTTCCAGTTCCAGACATGCCCCTTCTGCTGCAAAGTGCGTGCTTATCTCGACTATATGGGCGTCTCTTACTCCGTAGTCGAAGTGGACGCAGTGCTGCGCCAGGACATCAGATGGTCGTCAGTGAAGAAGGTGCCCATGGTGCTGATACGTCAACGCAATGGACAATATGTGCAAATGACCGACTCTAGTGCCATAATTTCGCTGGTCGCCACAACATTGAATGATAAACGCGCGGATGTTGGTGAACTGGCGCAATTTTATCCACAAATCTCATTCTTTGACGATGACGGCAAGAAGAGACAGGACATTATGAACAAATACTTCATGATGTACCAGGATCACACGCCCAAAAATATGACCAAGGAGTTGGAAGAGTAAGTGTACAGTTAGTCAACTTAATTCGATGTATTTAATGTCATTACTTCTCGATTAGGAACGAACGCAAATGGCGAACATGGGCAGATAGTCATCTAGTGCATCTGATATCGCCCAACTGTTATCAGACTCTGAATGAGTCCTTCGAAACCTTTGAATGGTTTTCGAAGGCAGGCGAATGGGATGTTTACTTTCCCAAGTGGGAACGTGATTTGATGGTTTACTGTGGTGCCACCGCCATGTGGGCAATAGCGAAGATGCTGAAGCGAAGACACGATCTCAGCGATGATGTCAGATCCCACATTTATGATGCACTCGACAAATGGAGCGTGGAGCTTAAAAAGCGTAATACGAAGTTTATGGCTGGCAAACAGCCCGGATTGTCAGATCTCTCAGTGTTCGGCGTATTGAGCAGCATGGAAGGTTGTCAAACATTTAAGGACTGTCTGCAGAATACCAACATAggtataacatatttattttaacaaattgtaaacGCCATTGAACTTGGATTTATTTTAGGTAAATGGTTCTATGACGTCAAGGAGCTTGTGGAGCAAAACCGTGGTCAACTTCATAGAGAACGCATCGTAGGAGTGGCACCAACAGCTTAAATAAGAGTACCAGTTATTATTGAGTCATTTACGCCCAAAGATTGTTTAAAGTTCTTAATAAATGCCACTTCTTATTTTAACTGGGTTGATcgattttttaatacaattatcGATAAGCGATTGCATATATAGAGCTTAACCAAATCTAGTGTTAGTATTATTAGTATTTGGAGTTATTTAGTACATTTGGGCATATAACCTGCGGTCACATTAAGCCGATACAATTGGTAAACGCCGCTAGACAGAAAGTGCAAATCATTTTGGATTGGTTATTTTTTCTGTcacgaaaaatacaaattattagcAAAAAACATGAATTCCCTTGGCATTGAACAATTCCCGGACTACAAAGTGCCTGGAGTACAGCATGTGGACTTTCATCCATACGAGTCGAACGGCGGGTAAGTGTGGCAAATCCCTCAAAGACATGAGAGCGTCGAATTATAATcatacaatttgcatttgcagttctATAGTTGCCATCGCCGGCGATGACTTTGTGGTTATTGCCGCCGATACTCGTTTGAGCAGTGGCTACACAATTCATTCACGCGACCAGAGCAAACTATTTCCCATGTCGTCACGCACCGTTCTGGGATCTACGGGATGCTGGTGCGACAGTCTGTCGTTGACTGGCCTAGTCAAGTTGCGCATGCAGATGTATGAGCACACTCATCTGAAGACCATGACCACTGATGCGGTGGCCCAAATGCTCTCAATTATCATGTACAATCGTCGCTTCTTCCCCTACTATGTGTCCAACATCTTGGCTGGCTTGGACAAGGATGGCAAGGGTGTTGTCTACTCTTATGATCCCATTGGACATTGTGAACGTGCCACTTATCGTGCTGGCGGCACTGCTGGTTCATTGCTGCAGCCAGTGCTGGACAATCAGATTGGTTACAAAAACCAGAATTTGCCGGCTGATCAGTTGCCCCCATTGACCAAGGAACGTGCTGTGGCCGTCGCTTCGGACACTTTCATTTCGGCTGCTGAGCGTGATATTTACACTGGAGACTCGGtgctaataaatattatcacCAAGGATGGCATTGAGGAGAGGACACTGCAATTGCGCAAGGATTAATTAAGGAACAAAATCTTTTTGCATTCACACCTATGTTCGACTTTAATTTGGtgtaacataataaaataaaaaacagatcTACAAGATAATAAACTGGAAGGCAATGCTTAGAATTCAACTGTAAAATGCTAATTCAACCAAtgaagttatttattttccaataatttaaatgatagTTCAACTTTGAAACTATTTCCATATTTACTAAGCTCCAAAGTTACCAAGTCACCCTCGCTGCTTAGCTGTGTCACGCTTGCAAACTGTCAACTGCTTGACAACCCTATCAGCTGTTCGCTTTGTTTTCTTCAAGAGCGCGAATTGCACGCCGCTTTGTTAAATGAACATCACTTTGTTTACCACAATATTTGCGTGCTTTTTATGTAATGCCCTCggttcaattgaaatgttggCTTCTGTTATAAAACCCGGGATCTTTCGGCACATAATATGCCGCAACAATGTGTATCCTCGCAGCAACGTCTCGCGTTTTCCAGTGCCGGATGATGTCGTTTTTTGGTCAGTGCCCTTTGCGGAATACTGTCCACCGACTTACACGGCACCGCATATCGGTGGCCAGAGCTGGGCGGATACTCCGTTGAGTGGCGATGCTGTCCAGCCCACATGGAATCACAACGATGGCATCGTGAATCGCGTTTCCTTTCATGGCGGCTATAAGCTGGAAGACGGCGTGCCGCAAAATCCAATTGGACGCACAGGTTTAAAGGGTCGTGGATCACTGGGACGCTGGGGTCCCAACCATGCTGCTGATCCAATTGTAACGCGCTGGAAACGAGATCAAAATGGTGCTATTATACAGCATCAAGACAGCGGAAAGTAAGTGCTAAACTATGCATTAAAATGAAAGcatcataattttaatgtacCCTTAGAAACATTCTGCAAATGGTGGCTATACAGCGTTCGGATAACAAATTGTGGGCGATTCCCGGTGGCATGGTCGATCCTGGCGAGAATGTAAGCGTCACTCTTAAACGTGAGTTCACCGAGGAAGCACTCAATTTCACCGACAAGGGAAACATGGTCGAACAGTTCTTCAAAGAGGGCGTTCATGTGTATAGCGGGTATGTGGATGACTTTCGCAACACGGACAATGCTTGGATGGAGACAACTGCGCTGAATTTCCATGATGAGGATGGCACACAAGTTGGTCAGCTGCAGTTAGAAGCTGGCGACGATGCAACAAATGTTCGCTGGACCGACATCGATAGTAATCTCAAATTACACGCTAATCATGCAGATATTGTTAAAGAAGTTGTGCTCAAGCGAGATGCACATTGGTAATacttttgaaaaattaatttacaatattttaaagtctTCTGATCTCGAAGAACATAAAAGTCTGGCTCATGTTTTAcgtgtatatttatttcattttattcactAGAAATTTCCAATAAAAGAATGTAACTTCATGAGGAAACCATTCGGTTTGCTAATAAAAAAGAGGTTGGAATTAGCAAGCTTTGCTTGTGCCTCAAAAGTtagttcaaataaattatgctcCTCCTGCTGTAGCTGCTTGTAGATCGTTGTAGCATCTGTCCTAGCTAGAtggtaatgatgatgatgatgcgcaTTTAAAGGGTCTGCAAAAAACTAACAACCTCGGGACTGGAATTCGCTACGTTATTGTATTTATCGGGATATTGAGTGCTAATATCCTTAAGGAAGGCAACTGCCCTCACTTTCTTTTCCTCTTCAGCAATTTGGTTTTTGTACAACACATCAATAAGGATTACCATAATTTGCTCAAGGTAATCCACAAGAGTAGGACGTGCCTGCATGTACAAAACTTCAAGGGCTCTGATCACCATCTCAAGTTCGTCCATATCTTCGCGCAGCGGCAAATTAGAAAGGAATACGGGTAGCACTTGCTGGATCGGTACAAGATTGTGATTGGTAACAATCATGCGACCCACGGCTCCGCAAATATTATCCAGCGCTGAAGGGTTCTTTTCCGAGGCAATGGCGCCAGAAAGTGCTTGTAAAATAGCTGGGAAGGATCTAAATAGAAAGAAATTTGATAatgtatacatttaaatagtGATATTCCAAGCTAACTCACTCGAATGATTTCTCCTCGCCATACAAAACAAGTTCGCCCAAACCGTAATAACAATTCTGGCGTGCCTTGGGCTCGGTATCGTGGACACCAGCGATGAACATGGGGCATACGGTATCAAAATAAGTGGGCACACAATTGCCCAACGATTGGAAAGATTCAGCCAAAATGCCATAAACCATAGTGCGATGGTCAGCCACATCGTTTTTCTTTGCCTTGTTCTGTAAgtaaaagttgaatttaatattgattataaattgaattcgCTCTGTAATAAATTACCAGCTTGCtcaaaaagaaaggaaagagGCGTCCAAAGTACATCGAGAATATTTCTGGTTTCAATGTTTTACCAAACTGCGGCAACAAATTGCCAGCATTTTCAATGAGCATCTCGTCGAATTCACTGTCCTCAATATCATCTTCGTCACCGCCGCCGCTTGGCTCGTTAAACTGGCAAGCCAATTTATTGTTGAGCACATCTTTGATGCAAGCAAAGATTTGATCAGCTATTTCTTGGCTCGGTATTGCCATGACGTTCACTTCACTGAACAGATCTCCCAATACGTCAAGCAGATGAATTACAACGGTCTGCTCATCATCGTTGCGCACAATTTGAACAAACTTGGGCAATATAATCGAGCTGGCACGCTTCACGCCATCACCATCGCCCATTTTGTGGAGAGCAGTAACAAAGGCACAGAGTGCCTCGATGGCCACCTTGCGAATGTTATCCTGTGGATGTTCCACGACCTTGTAAACATTCTCAAAGGCCGTCTGCAGATAGGGAGCGAATGCAGCTCCAGTGTTGGCGGCGAATTCCTTCAGTGTGCCAATAGCCTCTTCTTTctcatatacatagtcattcTCCACATGATAGGCAACAtcctcatcgtcgtcatcctcatcatctGTATTGGCGAGATCGATTTCCTGATCAATGGCAGCCGCATCAGCAAAAGCCTCAGGTGTGGGATCTTCCTTTGAAACGGGCAGTATGTCGTTTGTTGAAATGACGCTTTCAATGATGCGATCCATAATTTTGGGGAACACCGTTGACATGCTCTCATTCACCACATTAGACAAGGCGCCCATCAGATTGTAAACGCTGCGTCTGAAGTCTGGATCATCGGGTCCCTCATCCAACATTGTGAGGCAATAAGCCATCGTATCATTGGCGAGCGGAATAATGTTCTCCTTACCCACGACACGTGTGATGGCAGCTAATGTATCAATTGCTCCAATGCGCAGCTCAAAGATCTCTTCGGGGCAATCTTTTACCAGATATACTTGCAGTATCTCGATGATCTTTGGCAAATACGGCATCAAATGCTCCTTGGCCGCAGTGGCCACCGAGGAGATAGTTGTAAGTGCCATGCCACGAAGATGTGGCGAATTCTGCGGCTCCAATGTTTCAAAGAGACTGCAAATGCACATACATTATTTTAGTCTCTTGTAATTTGGGTAAAACAAAAGCTTTCCTTACCGTTCCATCAACGCTGGCAAATGTGGCACAATGTTTTCTTCCAAATTCTGACAGTAGGTCTCCAAGGCATAGAACATGCGATCCGTGTGCTTGGGTTCGGGATTTCCCATCTGCAAAGGAtgcaattatgaaaattatctATCAATCAAATACGATTCAATATGCGATTTGTGCTGAACATGCTTCACTGATGCGTGTTAAGACTTAAAAATGCTTGCCAGATATACTTGCTTTACTTTCAAGCGAGTCTTACGAAAGTATAACAAGTATTAAATTCGGACTGGTGGGGCATTAAAAAGACATGGCAAGACAATTATTAATAGTGTAGATGAAGTGCAAGAACAACTAGTGAATTCGTATTTGAGAAAAGGCACCCTGTATTTGGTGAGAACTGATTTGCGTTTGATTTGCAGGTGATTTATGTACAGAATTGTATCTTTTGCAGGTACGGGATTCggctcgttgctgttgccattgcagttgctgttttGCTCAGCCTTTTAGATTCACACGCAGCACAATTCAAAATAAGAGTTTATCAATGTAGCAAAATGTGCGAGATTAAATATCGCGCAGAGAACAACTTACCTTTAGTTCGCATACCAACTGATGCAGAAAATCAAAAAGCACGGGCAAAATTTCGCTGGCGTACTTTGAGATTTCCGGTTGCAAATGCTCGGAGAACTGACCGAGTGCGAAGAACGCTGCAATGCGCACCAGAGGTGAAGCATCAACAATGCCGCTCTTGATAATGTTCAGCATCACTTGCATATACTTGTTGCAAATGGCCTCGGTGCAACCTTCGGCAATGACAGCGATACACAAGAAGGCGGCACGACGTCGCAAATGATCTGGATTCTGCAGAGCAGGCtccagcagttgcagcaatgGCGGAATCAACTTCTCGGGAGAGATGTGCAATGCCAATAAGTCAAGTGTCTGGGTTGAAGCTGCCACTGGATTGTTGCTGTCGCCCATAAAGACTTCTTCCTCTAAGCAcacaatttacaaatatacaaatgttcACACAAAAATTTATGCATTCCGTTAATTACCTGTATCAACTTCGGTTTCGCAGCACATCATCTCAAAGATGACGCCTAGAATGGGCTCCAGCAACTTTTGCTTGACAATGACCTTCTTCTTGATACGCACAATGCGTCCCACAAATGTAATAACTTGAATGCGAATAGATTCATCGATTTGCTTATTGTTTGCCGTCTCAAGACAGAACTCAACCAATTGTTTCACATTGTTGTTCAACAACTTTGGCGCATACTCTGCAATGCTGTCCACTACATCGAACACAATGGAGAACTCTTGTTCATCGCCCTTGTGGGCGAAGGCATAGGCCGCCTTGATCAATAGCGGCAGCACCTTTGTCACCGTTTGCTCGGCACTCGTGTGTCCGCTCACAAATGGCATCAAAGCACACATGCCCATGGTAATGTTGACAATGGTTTGCGTGGCTAGATTGCCTTTAGCCTCTGCAGCTAAAAGCACTCTGGCGAACATTTCACATATCGATTCCATGTGATAGACAAACTGATCTGGTGCCGCATCGGTGAGTGTGGCAAAGATCGATGAGCCCAGCTCACTCTCTGTGGGATCCTCGGAACAACAGCGGGTGTATATGAAGGTCAACAGTTCGTTCAACCACGAGTCCTTCTTCT
This is a stretch of genomic DNA from Drosophila albomicans strain 15112-1751.03 chromosome 3, ASM965048v2, whole genome shotgun sequence. It encodes these proteins:
- the LOC117567685 gene encoding uncharacterized protein LOC117567685, producing the protein MYKRFRKSKEQIIIAENSSSDEEKNVDEVSQIIVRRRPANNQKYVPICRSKTERLDDSRISDASTDSEQEQENKRCLLNSNRCRDNSKALHLTPINKFQPLSVAISGKKMSPASLSSSPTLSNLKKCSPKTPPAVVISVKNMSPTSSSLSTTLCNFTKCSPATPPTAWHSLRRTLATLKRERSVLQTSILDASYVDSTPSPSLESNLSTLIAKQPMLHNAKVYSAQKKHRCVKGGYLQEYKRLIQKQRMDRRSLQHNQRLGISPGQRVQVVGINESFGVHMARVQEIEDDSNNFNVIVDRQMAARIVVGSNLELYFDPKAEAPLQMSNKQLVYIEPNKLVLL
- the LOC117567687 gene encoding protein anon-73B1, whose protein sequence is MSTENLGVAASLDKYGEEDLFSMLVRYGLFVGAIFQFVCISAAVLMSGNESLDANEDEGRGLIDEPTPNSANARRLHKIRKLEKKKRR
- the LOC117567684 gene encoding prostaglandin E synthase 2, with amino-acid sequence MSCLRLAVALNTARPLPLSNQSLRILSKRNQEIIFARRQFSKAVEETARKATKSNGTFKLALLGASIGAVAGSSYTFYTNFTDKNAHKEHERTPPKVIEALPAGVRITKRFINPKDTSGLDIVLFQFQTCPFCCKVRAYLDYMGVSYSVVEVDAVLRQDIRWSSVKKVPMVLIRQRNGQYVQMTDSSAIISLVATTLNDKRADVGELAQFYPQISFFDDDGKKRQDIMNKYFMMYQDHTPKNMTKELEENERKWRTWADSHLVHLISPNCYQTLNESFETFEWFSKAGEWDVYFPKWERDLMVYCGATAMWAIAKMLKRRHDLSDDVRSHIYDALDKWSVELKKRNTKFMAGKQPGLSDLSVFGVLSSMEGCQTFKDCLQNTNIGKWFYDVKELVEQNRGQLHRERIVGVAPTA
- the LOC117570808 gene encoding proteasome subunit beta type-1, with the protein product MNSLGIEQFPDYKVPGVQHVDFHPYESNGGSIVAIAGDDFVVIAADTRLSSGYTIHSRDQSKLFPMSSRTVLGSTGCWCDSLSLTGLVKLRMQMYEHTHLKTMTTDAVAQMLSIIMYNRRFFPYYVSNILAGLDKDGKGVVYSYDPIGHCERATYRAGGTAGSLLQPVLDNQIGYKNQNLPADQLPPLTKERAVAVASDTFISAAERDIYTGDSVLINIITKDGIEERTLQLRKD
- the LOC117572584 gene encoding ADP-ribose pyrophosphatase, mitochondrial: MNITLFTTIFACFLCNALGSIEMLASVIKPGIFRHIICRNNVYPRSNVSRFPVPDDVVFWSVPFAEYCPPTYTAPHIGGQSWADTPLSGDAVQPTWNHNDGIVNRVSFHGGYKLEDGVPQNPIGRTGLKGRGSLGRWGPNHAADPIVTRWKRDQNGAIIQHQDSGKNILQMVAIQRSDNKLWAIPGGMVDPGENVSVTLKREFTEEALNFTDKGNMVEQFFKEGVHVYSGYVDDFRNTDNAWMETTALNFHDEDGTQVGQLQLEAGDDATNVRWTDIDSNLKLHANHADIVKEVVLKRDAHW
- the LOC117572583 gene encoding importin-4-like codes for the protein MRHTDTLTFNMEATLDQIISELLCTDTERIRQATIELGKAHENPDTLPALCRMVVSQREPQVRQFAAVLLNKRLQKLRHWQMVPADQKESIKSGMLQALINEKEKSVKNSIAMLLGSLVRHEQEKKDSWLNELLTFIYTRCCSEDPTESELGSSIFATLTDAAPDQFVYHMESICEMFARVLLAAEAKGNLATQTIVNITMGMCALMPFVSGHTSAEQTVTKVLPLLIKAAYAFAHKGDEQEFSIVFDVVDSIAEYAPKLLNNNVKQLVEFCLETANNKQIDESIRIQVITFVGRIVRIKKKVIVKQKLLEPILGVIFEMMCCETEVDTEEEVFMGDSNNPVAASTQTLDLLALHISPEKLIPPLLQLLEPALQNPDHLRRRAAFLCIAVIAEGCTEAICNKYMQVMLNIIKSGIVDASPLVRIAAFFALGQFSEHLQPEISKYASEILPVLFDFLHQLVCELKMGNPEPKHTDRMFYALETYCQNLEENIVPHLPALMERLFETLEPQNSPHLRGMALTTISSVATAAKEHLMPYLPKIIEILQVYLVKDCPEEIFELRIGAIDTLAAITRVVGKENIIPLANDTMAYCLTMLDEGPDDPDFRRSVYNLMGALSNVVNESMSTVFPKIMDRIIESVISTNDILPVSKEDPTPEAFADAAAIDQEIDLANTDDEDDDDEDVAYHVENDYVYEKEEAIGTLKEFAANTGAAFAPYLQTAFENVYKVVEHPQDNIRKVAIEALCAFVTALHKMGDGDGVKRASSIILPKFVQIVRNDDEQTVVIHLLDVLGDLFSEVNVMAIPSQEIADQIFACIKDVLNNKLACQFNEPSGGGDEDDIEDSEFDEMLIENAGNLLPQFGKTLKPEIFSMYFGRLFPFFLSKLNKAKKNDVADHRTMVYGILAESFQSLGNCVPTYFDTVCPMFIAGVHDTEPKARQNCYYGLGELVLYGEEKSFESFPAILQALSGAIASEKNPSALDNICGAVGRMIVTNHNLVPIQQVLPVFLSNLPLREDMDELEMVIRALEVLYMQARPTLVDYLEQIMVILIDVLYKNQIAEEEKKVRAVAFLKDISTQYPDKYNNVANSSPEVVSFLQTL